The following proteins come from a genomic window of Cydia pomonella isolate Wapato2018A chromosome 28, ilCydPomo1, whole genome shotgun sequence:
- the LOC133533047 gene encoding uncharacterized protein LOC133533047 isoform X2 — MGDRGRKLVQLACSNMLETVGSSTSNNRFSMTGPSASTANENISCCLQNNKDDDDSSDLDELQIYIATQMHNIVIDDNSTADSMTIRMKIPLTCQILRTIHQSK, encoded by the exons ATGGGTGACCGAGGTAGAAAATTAGTGCAACTAGCCTGCAGTAACATGCTAGAAACAG TGGGATCAAGTACTTCTAATAACAGATTTTCTATGACTGGACCTAGTGCTTCAACGGCAAATGAAAACATAAGCTGTTGTCTGCAAAACAATAAAGATG ACGATGACTCCTCCGATCTTGATGAATTGCAAATTTATATTGCTACCCAAATGCACAATATTGTCATCGATGATAATAGTACGGCAGACTCGA TGACTATTCGGATGAAGATCCCACTTACGTGCCAGATCCTAAGGACTATTCATCAAAGCAAATAG
- the LOC133533047 gene encoding uncharacterized protein LOC133533047 isoform X1 translates to MGDRGRKLVQLACSNMLETVGSSTSNNRFSMTGPSASTANENISCCLQNNKDDDDSSDLDELQIYIATQMHNIVIDDNSTADSNDETNLFGSDYSDEDPTYVPDPKDYSSKQIDSDSDFIPESPNVSSKQENFFMVLIDEVLDRVWISVEGDHSAGAYVLDSDSENDTPQKNDSGHYIMIPETPSPCKQQERFLPILNNVCISGEGEFIERAPSYVPDSEDDTLKVLKPTDCCNDSMIPESSGVRSQVEDTVYLILDNILDRVWSRVKPLKRRKQAKPSEWKINIARKRKMEGLPYVTQGIKRPAKVPKPIECNKCQFKCTEKFSEEERYSLCRNFYSMDFRARKNFILSCIKIQPIITRKVQKASNKKERSYSKKCFFQKDNDQIQVCQKFFMATLCISVDVISDAVNKKDSLGMYAGDDKRGKKSPPNKTKIEDVQRVKNHIESFPVMDSHYCRKDSKKKYLYPDAKSVINMYRLYEDSCKKTNKKPVSESKYRDILMKNTITAFSARKKISATFAQSMKNLYPKKS, encoded by the exons ATGGGTGACCGAGGTAGAAAATTAGTGCAACTAGCCTGCAGTAACATGCTAGAAACAG TGGGATCAAGTACTTCTAATAACAGATTTTCTATGACTGGACCTAGTGCTTCAACGGCAAATGAAAACATAAGCTGTTGTCTGCAAAACAATAAAGATG ACGATGACTCCTCCGATCTTGATGAATTGCAAATTTATATTGCTACCCAAATGCACAATATTGTCATCGATGATAATAGTACGGCAGACTCGA atgatGAAACCAATTTATTCGGCAGTGACTATTCGGATGAAGATCCCACTTACGTGCCAGATCCTAAGGACTATTCATCAAAGCAAATAGATTCTGACTCTGATTTTATTCCTGAAAGTCCGAATGTTTCATCCAAACAGGAAAACTTTTTTATGGTGCTGATTGATGAAGTTTTAGATCGAGTTTGGATTTCTGTAGAAGGTGACCATTCAGCAGGAGCTTATGTTCTAGATTCAGATTCAGAGAACGATACACCTCAGAAAAATGATTCCGGCCATTATATTATGATTCCTGAAACTCCCAGCCCATGCAAACAGCAGGAACGTTTCTTGCCAATACTTAACAACGTTTGTATTTCTGGAGAAGGTGAATTTATAGAAAGAGCTCCTTCTTATGTTCCAGATTCAGAGGACGatacattaaaagtattaaaaccaACTGACTGCTGCAATGATAGTATGATCCCAGAAAGTTCGGGTGTTCGTTCACAAGTGGAAGACACTGTTTACTTAATTTTAGACAATATTTTAGACAGAGTTTGGAGTCGTGTCAAACCCTTGAAGCGACGTAAGCAAGCTAAGCCATCTGAATGGAAAATAAATATCGCCAGAAAGCGAAAAATGGAAGGGCTACCTTATGTGACCCAAGGCATTAAGCGTCCTGCTAAAGTTCCAAAACCCATTGAATGTAATAAATGCCAATTCAAATGTACTGAAAAGTTTTCCGAAGAAGAACGTTACAGTTTGTGCCGTAATTTCTACAGTATGGATTTCCGAGCAAGAAAGAACTTCATTCTTTCTTGCATAAAAATTCAGCCTATTATAACCCGAAAAGTACAGAAGGCATCTAATAAAAAGGAGCGTTCATAtagtaaaaaatgtttctttcaGAAAGACAATGACCAAATCcaagtttgtcaaaaattttTCATGGCTACATTGTGCATTAGTGTAGATGTCATCTCCGATGCTGTGAATAAAAAGGATTCGTTAGGAATGTATGCCGGGGATGATAAGCGTGGCAAGAAAAGTCCaccaaataaaactaaaatagaagATGTTCAACGGGTCAAGAATCACATAGAGAGCTTTCCTGTAATGGATTCTCATTACTGCCGTAAAGACAGTAAGAAGAAATACCTTTATCCTGACGCTAAATCGGTTATTAACATGTACAGATTGTATGAAGATTCATGTAAAAAGACTAATAAAAAGCCGGTTTCAGAGTCAAAGTATCGTGATATTTTAATGAAGAATACAATTACAGCTTTTTCAGCCCGAAAAAAGATCTCTGCAACGTTTGCACAAAGTATGAAAAATCTCTATCCAAAGAAGAGCTAG